One genomic window of Evansella cellulosilytica DSM 2522 includes the following:
- a CDS encoding McrB family protein, with protein MSNENSYKKANAITKQGFKDQVSKMAELVGATIPKDADFTREKRGVYNQSISLDTVKEFISNRGMRISDRMIRRYHLSLINKGFVILSGISGTGKTWLAELYAEAIGAKKLVVPVAPNWTSNEDLLGFYNPLDNEYKHTEFSKFLMEAQDEYVASLQEKRQPVPYHIILDEMNLARVEYYFAKFLSLLEVKGRNEEVYIDIPPKDRIILTPNLFFIGTINVDETTQSFADKVYDRAQLIEVEISREEIKAALGAEEYSDVIMEIWDTVFEVAPFAYRVIGDLKKYIEDAEKVGQSWNVALDEQVLQKILPKIKGTDLEIGGKLEELKIILDRANLELSTEKVNKMLERYARYGVASYF; from the coding sequence TTGAGTAACGAGAATTCATACAAAAAAGCAAATGCAATAACAAAACAGGGTTTTAAAGATCAGGTGAGTAAAATGGCTGAACTTGTGGGTGCTACTATCCCGAAGGATGCGGATTTTACAAGGGAAAAAAGAGGGGTATATAACCAGTCTATCTCATTAGATACAGTAAAAGAATTTATAAGTAATAGGGGAATGAGAATCTCAGATAGAATGATTAGAAGGTATCACTTATCTCTTATAAATAAAGGGTTTGTTATTCTATCAGGGATTAGTGGTACTGGGAAAACTTGGTTAGCTGAACTTTATGCGGAAGCCATTGGAGCTAAGAAATTAGTTGTACCAGTTGCTCCAAACTGGACGTCTAATGAGGACTTATTGGGGTTTTATAATCCACTGGATAACGAATATAAGCACACTGAATTCAGCAAATTTCTTATGGAAGCACAAGATGAGTATGTAGCTTCACTACAAGAAAAGCGACAGCCAGTACCATATCATATTATCTTAGATGAGATGAACTTGGCTCGTGTGGAATACTATTTTGCAAAATTTTTATCCCTTCTAGAAGTAAAAGGTAGAAATGAAGAAGTATACATTGATATTCCTCCAAAAGACAGAATTATATTAACTCCTAATCTATTTTTTATCGGGACTATTAATGTAGATGAAACAACACAAAGTTTTGCTGATAAAGTGTACGATCGTGCTCAACTTATAGAAGTGGAAATTAGTAGAGAGGAAATTAAAGCTGCACTAGGCGCTGAAGAATATAGTGATGTTATCATGGAGATATGGGACACAGTATTTGAGGTTGCCCCTTTTGCTTATCGTGTAATTGGAGACTTAAAAAAGTATATAGAAGATGCAGAGAAAGTTGGACAAAGCTGGAATGTTGCATTAGATGAACAAGTATTACAGAAAATATTGCCGAAGATAAAGGGTACTGATCTAGAAATTGGAGGCAAACTAGAAGAATTAAAAATTATTCTTGATAGAGCTAATTTAGAATTAAGCACTGAAAAAGTAAACAAAATGTTAGAGAGGTATGCTAGATATGGAGTTGCAAGCTACTTTTGA